In Zingiber officinale cultivar Zhangliang chromosome 1A, Zo_v1.1, whole genome shotgun sequence, a genomic segment contains:
- the LOC122037939 gene encoding uncharacterized oxidoreductase At1g06690, chloroplastic-like, giving the protein MALQVCGAGFSLLPPLGRRAVISRAVAPESTTTKVEVEKVNLGGSEVRVTKIGIGAWSWGDTAYWNNFQWDDRKLKGAKAAFNASIDVGITFFDTAEVYGAGVMGAVSSELLLGRFIKERQQKDVEVAVATKFAALPWRLGRQSVISALKASLSRLDLASVELYQLHWPGIWGNEGYIDGLGDAVEQGLVKAVGVSNYSEKRLRDAYNQLKKRGIPLASNQVNYSLLYRLPEQNGVKATCDELGISLIAYSPIAQGALTGKYTPENPPTGPRGRIYTPEYLRKLQPLVTRLKEIGQNYGKTPTQVVLNWLIAQENTVPIPGAKNAEQATEFVGALGWRLTEQEIEELRSIASEMPSIVGFPVEKL; this is encoded by the exons ATGGCGCTGCAAGTCTGCGGAGCAGGTTTCTCGCTGCTCCCTCCCCTGGGACGGCGGGCGGTTATCTCGAGGGCTGTTGCTCCGGAGAGTACTACGACAAAGGTGGAAGTGGAGAAGGTTAACCTGGGGGGATCCGAGGTGAGAGTCACCAAGATTGGGATTGGTGCGTGGTCATGGGGAGACACTGCCTACTGGAATAATTTCCAATGGGATG ATAGGAAGTTGAAGGGAGCCAAGgctgctttcaatgcaagcattGATGTGGGCATAACCTTCTTTGATACAGCTGAAGTTTACGGTGCCGGG GTTATGGGGGCAGTGAGCTCTGAATTATTACTTGGAAG ATTCATTAAGGAGAGGCAGCAAAAAGATGTTGAAGTTGCTGTTGCCACTAAGTTTGCAGCGCTGCCATGGAGGCTGGGTCGACAGAGTGTTATCTCTGCTCTGAAGGCTTCACTCTCACGTCTTGACCTTGCATCGGTTGAACTATACCAGCTGCATTG GCCAGGAATATGGGGAAATGAAG GGTACATTGATGGCCTTGGGGATGCTGTTGAACAAGGCCTTGTCAAAGCTGTTGGTGTCTCAAACTACAGTG AAAAGCGCCTCAGAGATGCTTATAATCAACTGAAGAAACGGGGAATTCCATTAGCTTCAAACCAAGTTAATTACAGTCTACTATACAGGCTTCCGGAGCAGAACGGCGTGAAGGCTACATGTGATGAATTGGGGATTTCTCTGATTGCATATTCTCCTATCGCACAAG GTGCTCTGACCGGAAAATACACACCAGAGAATCCTCCAACTGGCCCTCGAGGACGAATTTATACTCCGGAGTATCTCAGAAAG CTGCAACCTCTTGTCACAAGACTTAAGGAGATTGGACAAAATTATGGCAAAACTCCAACACAG GTGGTTCTGAACTGGTTGATAGCCCAGGAGAATACAGTGCCCATACCAGGTGCAAAAAATGCAGAACAGGCAACAGAGTTTGTGGGTGCTCTAGGATGGAGACTCACAGAACAGGAGATTGAGGAGCTGCGTTCGATCGCATCAGAAATGCCATCAATCGTTGGGTTTCCTGTCGAAAAGCTATAA